ACGAAGACCGCCGTGTCGGCCGTCAGGGACGTGATGTCGCCGAGCAGGAAACGGGCCAGGTCGACGCCGTGCGAGGCCAGGTCGCCCAGCACGCCGCTGCCGCCCCGCTCCCGCTCGTACCGCCAGGTCAGGGCGCCGTCGGGGTGGGCCGCGTAGTCGCTGAAGAGGCGGATGCGGACGTGGGTGACCGTGCCGAGCTCACCCGAGGCGATCAGGTCGCGGGCGGCTTCCACGGCGGGCGCGTTGCGGTAGTTGAAGCCGACCGCGCCCTGCACGCCCGCCTTGGCCACCGCGTCCGCCACCGCCCGGGCGTCCTGGGGAGCGAGGCCCACCGGCTTCTCGATCCAGATGTGCTTGCCGGCCTCGGCCATCGCGACACCGATCTCGCGGTGCAGGAAGTTCGGCGCGGTGATGCTGACGGCCCGCACGCGCGGGTCGGCGGCCACCTCGCGCCAGTCCCGCGTGGCGGAGGCGAAGCCGAACTGCTCCGCGGCCTCGTCGGCCCGGCCGGGCACCTCCTCGGCGACGGCCACCAGCTCCGGCCGCAGGGCCAGCCGCGGGTAGTGGTGCCGTACGCGCGCGTACGCCTGGGTGTGCACCCGGCCCATCCAGCCGAACCCGACGACGGCCACTCCCAGTGCATCCACCATGGCAGTCACCACAGCCCTTCCTTGGACCGCTCCATCCACTGACCAGGCCACCCTGCGGGCCGTTTCCCCAGGGTGTCAAGGGTTTCAAGGCCCTTTGACAACCGGTGCGCCACATGGAACGGTCCAATCATGAGACCACCGACCATCCGTGACGTCGCCGACCGGGCCGGAGTGTCCAAGTCACTGGTCTCCCTGGTGCTGCGCGGCTCCGACCAGGTGCGGGCCGAGAAGCGGGAGGCCGTCCTGCGGGCCGTGCGCGAGCTGGGCTACCGGCCCAACGCGGCCGCGCGCAGCCTCAGCGAGCAGCGCACCCTGTCCGACTCCCGGCCGGGCCCGGGCGGCGGGACCCCCATGGTCGGCGTCCTGCTGCACGACCTGCGCAACCCCTGGTACGTGGACCTCCTGGACGGCCTCAACTCCCTGCTGCACGCGAGCGGACTGCACATGCTGCTGGCCGACGCCCGGCTGCACCGGCGCGTCGGCCAGGACCCGGCCGGGCCCTTCCTGGACCTGGGGGCGGACGGGCTGGTCGTGGTCGGCACGCTGCCCGACCCGGCGGCGCTCGAGACCTTCGCCGCCCGGATGCCCGTCGTCGTCGCGGCGGCCCGCGAGCCGGTGCCGGCCGGAGTGGACCTGGTGGCGAACGACGACGAGCGCGGCGCCCGCCTGGTCACCGAGCACCTCGTCGGACTCGGCCACCGCCGCATCGCCCACCTGACGGGCTACGGTGCCGTCGCCGACCTGCGCCGGCGGGGCTTCGAGGCCACCATGCGGGCGGCGGGACCGGACCATGTGGCGCTGGTCGAGGCGGGGGACATGACCGAGGAGGGCGGCTACCGGGCCACGGTGCGGCTGCTCGCCCGCGCCGACCGGCCCACGGCCGTGTTCGCCGTCAACGACATGACGGCGGTGGGGGCGCTGTCGGCGGCCGAGGAACTGGGCCTGCGCGTGCCGCGCGACCTGTCCGTGGTGGGCTACGACAACACCGGCATCTCCCGGCTGCGCCATGTGTGGCTCACGACCGTCGACGGCGCCGGCCACGAGGTCGGCCGCCGAGCCGCCCGCTGTCTGCTCGACCGCCTCGAACGGCCGGGAGGAGCGGGGCGGCTGCATCTGGCCCCGCCGGTCCTGGAGGTCCGGGGGACGACGGCGCGCCCGCCCGCGGTCACAGTGTGATCGCGTAGGCCTTCCGCAGCGTCTCGTGAACCGTCCAGGTCGTCCGGTCGCCCTCGCGCAGCACCGCCATGTCCCCGGGGCCGACCGTCAGCGTGGGGCCGCCCTCGACCTGGATGGTCGCCGACCCGCTGATCACCACGAACAGCTCGTCCGCCTCGGTGTCGGTGACGACGCCCGGGGTGATCTGCCAGATCCCCCTGACCTGCCGGCCGTCCGCCGACTCCCACACCACCTTGCCGGTCACCTCGGGGGTCCCGGCGACGATCTGCCGCGGATCGAGCGGCTCCGGCTCGAGGCCGGCGTCGGGGATGTGGACGACGAAGCTGTGGGGCGGGGGGCTGTCGGGGCTGCTGTCGGTGCTCATGGGGCGACCCTAGCGAGGCCGTACGTCCGCCGGGCGTGGACACTGTGTGGGCTGTCGGCCCAGGTGGGAGGACACTTCGTCACGACTGGCGGCCCGTGCGGGACGGGGTGATCGTGGTGCCCATGGCGGACGACACCGCGGCGGGGCGCGAGCCGCACCGGCACGACACGCGTGAGGCTCTCCTCTTCGGCGGTGTCTACGGCGCGGTACTGGCGAGTTCGATGGTCGCCGCGCTCAGCCAGTACGGGCACACCTCCCAGGACAGCCGCCGCTACGACGCCGCCTGGCTGCTGGTGACCGCGTTCGCCTCGGCGCTCGCGCACGGTTACGCCCACTACATCGCCGAGCGGGGCCCGCACAGCCGAGGGGACGCGCTGCGCACCCTGGTCGAGGAGTGGCCCCTGGTCGCGGCCGTGCTGCCCACCGTCCTGATCCTCGCGGGCGCCGGCTGGGGCTGGTGGCCGGCGAGCGGGGTGGAGTACGCCGCGTTCACCCTGAACATCGCCCTGCTGTTCGCCCTCGGCCTGGTCACGGCCCGCTGGTCGCGCCGCCCGTGGGCCGTCGCGGTGCTGATCGGCGCGGTGGACGCGCTGCTCGGCGTGATCGTGGTCGTGGCGAACGCGTTGATCAAGTAACCCGCACCGTCCCGCGCCGTACCCGTCCAGTGGGAACATGGCGCGGCGGTAGCACGCGCGCAATACGGCGGACAAAATTGTTGACAATCTTGTTTCGCTAGATTTAGGTTCGACAGGCACTCACTCAGGGAGGGCAACCATGCCGAAAGAAGCCCGTCCGAGCACCGGGGAGCAGGCCAAACAGCATGCGCTCGCGCAACTGCGGCAGGCGATCCTGCACGGCGAGATGGCACCGGCCCAGCGGCTGGTGGAGAACGAGCTCGCCGAGCAGTTCGGTGTGACGCGGGCCAGCATCCGCGCGGCACTCATCGATCTGGAGTCCCAGGGACTCGTCGAACGGATCCGCAACCGCGGTTCGCGGGTGCGGGTGGTGACCGTGGACGAAGCGGTCGCCATCACCGAGTGCCGCATGGTCCTCGAAGGACTGTGCGCGGCGAAGGCGGCCGTCGCGGCCAGCGACGACCAGCTGATCGAGCTGACCGACCTCGGCACGGCCATGACCAAGGCCGTGGCCGACGGCGAGCCGGTCACCTACTCCGACCTGAACCACGAACTGCACGTCCGCATCCGGGAGTTCTCCGGACAGCAGACCGCGCAGGAGCTGCTGGAGCGGCTCAACGCCCAACTGGTGCGCCACCGCTTCCAGTTGGCGCTGAGGCCGGGGAGGCCGCAGCAATCCCTGAACGAGCACCTGACCATGATCGAAGCGATCCGGGCCAGGGACCCCCAGGCGGCCGAGACGGCCGTCCGCGCCCACCTCACCAGCGTGATCGAGGCGCTGCGCGACTGATCACGACTGCGCGGGGCGGGCGCCCACCTGTCATCAAGGAGATCTGAGAATGACCCAGGCCAACGCGCCCGCCAGCCCACCACGATCGACCCTCGTCGTCACCGCGCACGCCGGCGACTTCGTGTGGCGGGCGGGGGGCGCCATCGCCCTGGCCGCCTCCCGCGGGGAGAAGGTCACCATCGCGTGCCTGACCTTCGGCGAGCGCGGTGAGTCCGCCAAGGCGTGGCGCGAGGGCAAGAAGCTCGACGAGATCAAGGCGATACGCAGGGACGAGGCCGAGCGCGCCGCCGCCACCCTGGGCGCCGAGGTCCGCTTCTTCGACGCCGGCGACTATCCGCTCGTGGTCACCGCCGAGCTGACCGACCGGCTCGTCGCCGTCTACCGGGACACCCAGCCGGACGTGGTGCTGACCCACCCCACCGAGGACCCGTACAACGGCGACCACCCGGCCGCCAACCGCATGGCGCTGGAGGCCAGGGTCCTCGCGCAGGCCATCGGCTACCCGGGCGAGGGCGAGATCATCGGCGCGCCGCCGGTCTTCTACTTCGAGCCGCACCAGCCGGAGATGAGCGGCTTCAGGCCCGAGGTCCTGCTCGACATCACCGAGGTGTGGGAGACCAAGCGCAAGGCCATGGAGTGCCTCGGCGCCCAGCGGCACCTGTGGGACTACTACACCGACCTCGCCGTGCGCCGGGGCGTCCAGCTCAAGCGCAACGCCGGCCCGAACCTGGGCCTGGCGCACAAGACCATGGCCGAGGCGTACATGCGTCCCTACCCGCAGATCGCGAAGGAGCTGTCATGAGCGGTGTGATCGTCACCGACCCGCCGAAGGCGGAGCTGAAGGACGTCGACGCGCTGGCCGGCTTCGGCGTGGCCACGGTCGGCGAGGCGCTGGGCCGGACCGGCCTGCTGAGCCCGGAGATCCGCCCGATCCAGCAGGGCGTACGGGTCGCCGGCACCGCCGTGACCGTACTCAGCTGGCCCGGCGACAACCTCA
The sequence above is a segment of the Streptomyces asoensis genome. Coding sequences within it:
- a CDS encoding Gfo/Idh/MocA family protein; this encodes MVDALGVAVVGFGWMGRVHTQAYARVRHHYPRLALRPELVAVAEEVPGRADEAAEQFGFASATRDWREVAADPRVRAVSITAPNFLHREIGVAMAEAGKHIWIEKPVGLAPQDARAVADAVAKAGVQGAVGFNYRNAPAVEAARDLIASGELGTVTHVRIRLFSDYAAHPDGALTWRYERERGGSGVLGDLASHGVDLARFLLGDITSLTADTAVFVPERARPTGATAGHSLAVGGELGPVENEDYVNCLLRFASGARGVLEACRVSVGEQNNYGFEVHGTKGAVFWDFRRMNELGVSRGTTYQDQPVSTVYVGPGDGEFAAFQPGAANAMGYDDLKVVEAYRFLRSVAEGTPYGATLADAVHSATVLEAMTRSAESGSWVEVHP
- a CDS encoding LacI family DNA-binding transcriptional regulator, whose amino-acid sequence is MRPPTIRDVADRAGVSKSLVSLVLRGSDQVRAEKREAVLRAVRELGYRPNAAARSLSEQRTLSDSRPGPGGGTPMVGVLLHDLRNPWYVDLLDGLNSLLHASGLHMLLADARLHRRVGQDPAGPFLDLGADGLVVVGTLPDPAALETFAARMPVVVAAAREPVPAGVDLVANDDERGARLVTEHLVGLGHRRIAHLTGYGAVADLRRRGFEATMRAAGPDHVALVEAGDMTEEGGYRATVRLLARADRPTAVFAVNDMTAVGALSAAEELGLRVPRDLSVVGYDNTGISRLRHVWLTTVDGAGHEVGRRAARCLLDRLERPGGAGRLHLAPPVLEVRGTTARPPAVTV
- a CDS encoding cupin domain-containing protein, translating into MSTDSSPDSPPPHSFVVHIPDAGLEPEPLDPRQIVAGTPEVTGKVVWESADGRQVRGIWQITPGVVTDTEADELFVVISGSATIQVEGGPTLTVGPGDMAVLREGDRTTWTVHETLRKAYAITL
- a CDS encoding GntR family transcriptional regulator encodes the protein MPKEARPSTGEQAKQHALAQLRQAILHGEMAPAQRLVENELAEQFGVTRASIRAALIDLESQGLVERIRNRGSRVRVVTVDEAVAITECRMVLEGLCAAKAAVAASDDQLIELTDLGTAMTKAVADGEPVTYSDLNHELHVRIREFSGQQTAQELLERLNAQLVRHRFQLALRPGRPQQSLNEHLTMIEAIRARDPQAAETAVRAHLTSVIEALRD
- a CDS encoding PIG-L deacetylase family protein — protein: MTQANAPASPPRSTLVVTAHAGDFVWRAGGAIALAASRGEKVTIACLTFGERGESAKAWREGKKLDEIKAIRRDEAERAAATLGAEVRFFDAGDYPLVVTAELTDRLVAVYRDTQPDVVLTHPTEDPYNGDHPAANRMALEARVLAQAIGYPGEGEIIGAPPVFYFEPHQPEMSGFRPEVLLDITEVWETKRKAMECLGAQRHLWDYYTDLAVRRGVQLKRNAGPNLGLAHKTMAEAYMRPYPQIAKELS